The window ATCATCTAGACTCTTACTTAATTTAACAACCCAACCCTCTTCTGCACACTCGCCATTCGGTCACGAAAGGTTTGTCAAATTCAAGCCCACTCCATTCAAGAGGCCTGGGGCCGACTGACAGCTTCCCCAAGATGTCGAACTcggacagcgacgacgagcccatGTAAGTCAACCCTCTGTTAAGCTCGCTTTCGATGCTTCAAAATTTTCGCCCTTCCGCCGAATGCGGCAAAACTGATACATTTCGCACAGCACGCTCTCTTCCCACGCCCTCGCGGCGCTGGCCGAGTTCAACGCTGAGAAGGACGCCCGCCAGGCGAAATTTGAGAGGCTCAAGGCACAGTgcgacgccaacgccgccggtggATTGCCGCTGTCCATGGAGGCGTTCACCGAGGACTGGAACGAGTCTCAGTTTTGGGTACGAGTAACTTCTAAACCAGGAAGCCCGCGATTTATTGAGCACCAGGAGGAGACTGACTGGTGTCTGGGTTTTCTTTCGGGTTTTTAGTACTCCGATGACACGGCGAGGTTACTGGCTGGGTACCTCCTTGAGGGCGCTGATGAATCCACCACCATCGGCATCGTGTCTGCGCCGAGCGCATTCATTGCTCTGCGCAACCTCATGGTAAGACTTGGTTTCCCCATTCGACTGTTTGAAGCGATCATGGGGCGCTGCTGATCCGATGAGCAGAATGAACGAGACCCGAGTCTGGGACGGCCCAAGGTCGTCCTGCTGGAGCACGACACGCGCTTCAACGTCTTTCCCGAGTTCGTCTATTACGATTTCAAGACGCCATTCAAACTCCCAGGTAAGGCAACCATGCAACTACtcagagaaagagaaagagagagaaagagatagagggagaaagaaagagagagacttCGTTCTGGATGTCCAAGTTGTTAACATAAATGACATCAAGCCGAGCTCAAGGGTACCGTCGACCGTGTTATATGCGACCCGCCGTTTCTCAGCGAGGACTGCCAGACCAAAAGTAAGCAGACACCACGACATCATGAGTTGAAGTTTTATCGTTTCTGACAGCAGACGACGCACACAGCCGCCATGACGGTCCGATGGTTGGGCAAGCCTGACGCCACCAACTCCAATAACCGTGTCATAGTCGTCACTGGCGAGAGGATGGCAACCCTCGTGAACAAGGTGTACAGGCCCCTTGGTGTCCGCACCGTCGGCTGGGCGCCGACATTCGCACGTGGTCTGAGCAACGAGTTCTACTGCTACGCCAACTTCGA is drawn from Colletotrichum destructivum chromosome 6, complete sequence and contains these coding sequences:
- a CDS encoding Putative DNA methylase, N-6 adenine-specific, methyltransferase EEF1AKMT1/ZCCHC4; amino-acid sequence: MSNSDSDDEPITLSSHALAALAEFNAEKDARQAKFERLKAQCDANAAGGLPLSMEAFTEDWNESQFWYSDDTARLLAGYLLEGADESTTIGIVSAPSAFIALRNLMNERDPSLGRPKVVLLEHDTRFNVFPEFVYYDFKTPFKLPAELKGTVDRVICDPPFLSEDCQTKTAMTVRWLGKPDATNSNNRVIVVTGERMATLVNKVYRPLGVRTVGWAPTFARGLSNEFYCYANFECKDWTWREAATN